In Molothrus ater isolate BHLD 08-10-18 breed brown headed cowbird chromosome 26, BPBGC_Mater_1.1, whole genome shotgun sequence, the DNA window ttttaaagaaaggactcgcagcaagatagcagccacaggacacctgaatctttcagagaaagagaatttattgctccattatcagaagaaacttcTTCTTGCCTCAAAGGTGCAGTTTGAGGATTCGGAGGAAGATGTTGAcaatgaccagacagaatcctgtatttgaatggaatttatgcatcatgtatgaggtgtatgaatatgcaacaggttattgtttttaagggttaatcctctgttaatgtggcTCCTTTTCTGGGCTCTGTCCTGGCCGCGGTGTCCTCGCAGGAGCCATTGTCCCGTTGTCCGGGCCGGACTCCCCGCGCTGAGGAAGCGCTGCCCGGTTCCCTTCCCACGCATCCCGCTGTCAGCCTCACTCCGTGTGCCCCCGGCAACCTCCGGGACCTGCCCGGTGGGAGAAACGCCCAGtcacttggttttaaaattttaatagtaataaaatggttattaaaatagtaatagaattagagtaataataatttggacaatttgaattaggacaatatgagacaatagaaacaaagagttacggacgtccgggtacctttttctgcGCAGCACGAGCCCAAAAAGGACACAGTTAGCAAAAAATTAActcttaaaagcaacagcctgttgcatatttatgcatgatgcataaattccattcaaatacaggattctctctggtcatcgtcaacttcttcctctgaatcctaacagtgccttcgaggtgggaagaagttcgtttcttctgttaatggggcaataaattctctttgtctgaaagattcaggtgtcctgtggctgctatctcgctgcgagtcctttctctaaagaaaagtatcttacatagaGCATCGTTtctgttttaacattttttataacctaaaactacaTTTACCACACttacttaagagaattaatacagcatcactttctaacacaacacatataatattcattttaacatttgccaaaagccaatcataaaatacgcatttttcacaccgGGGACCCGCCTGCCCGAGCCCCCGCTGGCTCCCCCGTGACTCTGCCCACGCGGAGCCGCATGGCCTGGCGGGCGTGCGCGTCCCGGTGCTGCCCCCGGTGCGTGCGTGCCCCGGCTCGGCAGGCACGGACACGTGCGGGCCTGCTCGTCTCCCCCCCGTCCCTCCGCGCTCCCGGACCCGCCCGGGGCAGCGGCCGCACCGGGGGCACCCCCGGGACCCTCAGCCCCGCCCACAAGGCGCGTTCCCATTGGCTGTCCCGGTAAGTGGGCGCGGCCGGGCGGGACCGGCCCGAACCGGCTCTGCCCTCGGGGccaggagagaagagaaggcgCTCGGCGCGATCTCATCTCTGATTGGCCGCGCCGCGCCGAATGGGCGGGGTCTGCGCGGCGCAGCGCAGCGCAATTGGCTGAGCGGCGGGGGGCGAGGGGGCGGTGCTCCATGTGGCCCCGCCtccccccggtgcccccggtCGCGGTTATAGCGCGCgcgcggcgcggcgggggcgcgtGCGGAGAtggcggcgggcgcggcgggaACGCGCGCGGTCCTGGCGCTGCTCGTCTTGTGCTCGATGGCCGCCGGCGCCGCGGGGACAAGTACGGACCGGACCGGGGCGAGCcgggctggctctgggctgcgGGGGGATCCATTCAGGCGGACCGGGGTGGCGGGGGGTTGGCGGGGGGGGGTTGGACCGAGGGACGTTCCGCGGGGGCTCCGAGGGGCTTGGGCAGAATCCCGGCCCCGCGGGTGGGCTCCGGGCCGGCTCCGGGAGCGGCGGGTGTGGGGGGAggagcggcggcgcgggcgcCTGCGGCGGGGCACGtccgcggcgggcggggccgggggagcGGAGGCGCCCTGGGGTTATCCGGGCatggccgggccgggctgggctcgGCGCAGCCGTCGGGCAGTCCCGGAGATCGAGCGGAGGATGCGCCGCGTGCCCGGTGATCTCTTAAACCGGAGGAGCGACCGGGACCGCGCTGGGTTGTTTTCTCCTTAGGAACACCCAGGAGTTTATTCCCCGCAGCCGCTTCTCCGGTTTCCGTGGCTGAGGAGCAGCGACGAGTCCCCCCCGGGGCTTTAAAAAACCTTAAAGATGTTCGGGATAATCCGCGGGGCGGAGCGGCTCCGGTGCGGGGCGGCGGCTCCGCAGCCCCCGGTGGGCACCGGGAGCTctgcccggggctgggctcCCCCTCTCACCCCCGCAGGTTTGGGAGGAGCTCACGGCGAACCCGGCCGGGCTCTCCCCGTGCCCGAGGTGCGGATGGAAGAGGCTCGGTTCGGTCGCTGGTCCTGGCTGCTCGGCGTTTTGAATTCTTAAACAATTTGTAGCCTATTTGCACTTAATTCAGCCCGGTAGAACCGAACCTTAAGACTGAAGGAGTGTGTGGGTCATGGAAAGTGTGTGTTCTAATAGTTTCTTTTTACAGAATTGCGTTTTAattctgcagggcagagcctcCTTCTAAACCTCACAATTTTCACCTGGAGCTGCCCGCCTTGGCCACATCCCgctccctctgtgcccctgAGGGGTTCCTGAGGGTTTCTCCAGCCTGGGACTGGCaccagtgggatggggaggaggcaATTCCTGCCCTGGATGGGAAAAACCCTGGAAAAACCGAGCTGGCCCATCAGTTGTGTAATGCCCATGTCCTGCCTGGCCATGCCTGGGCTtggtgtggagctgtgctggtgcctccAGGGAGCAGAGTGGGGTTTGGCCTCTCATCAGTGGCTTGGCTTTATGGAGATTAGGGGCTGGAGACTGGGGTTTGGCCTCTGAGCAGGTTTAGGTTTGGCTTTATGGAGCAGACTGGGGTTTAGAGAATGGGGTTTGGCCTCTGAGCAGGTTTAGGTTTGGCTTTATGGAGCACACTGGGGTTTAGAGAATGGGGTTTGGCCTCTGAGCAGGTTTAGGTTTGGCTTTATGGAGCACACTGCGTAGCAGCTCGCCCCACAGAGCATGGGTCAGTTTGTGTCTGGACTCTGTGCCCTCAGGGGGAGGGACCCTGACTTTGACCTGGCTGTGCAAAGCTTAAGGGCAGCTTTTATAGCTCTTTTAAATGGCAGAAAAAGGGTTAGATCCTCAACGATCCCCTTCCCAAACCGAGAATCAAAGCTCAGGCCAGGCAGGAACACGGACCCAGCGGGGCTCTGGCCAGGCTCTGCCACCCCGAGCACGTCCCACTGCTGTGAGCACCCCGGGGACTCCTCCCTCTGCGGGGGGAGAGGTTGTTTTTAGTCTGAAGGTGACTCTGGAGAATGTTAtctgctctctccctgcctcccctgctgtcctgctggctCGGATACCGCGCCGTGCCCGGGGAGGCATCCGGGCTCAGCCCTGTGGGGAGCGTCTGGGCTTTGGGAGCTGAGCCCTTCTTGCAGCCTCTCACCCTCTGGAAAAtgtggcagcagccctgagggATCCCAGTGGTTTTGTGCTGGCCATTCTCCTGTACCTTGGGCTGGACAAGCGCtttccccagcccagagagcccaCGGTTGGGATTTCCTGctcaggacagggagggcaTTAATCCCATGGGAATGTGAGTGCTGCTTGCTGGAGCCTTTTAACCTGTTTGGACTGCCCCACTTGCAGCCTCTCGCTCTCTGGAAAATGTGGCAGCACCCCTGATCGATCCCAGTGGTTTTCTGCTGGTCATTCTCCTGTACCTTGAGCTCCACAGGCATTTTCTTGAGCCcagagagcccagggagggcatTAATCCCACGGGAATGTGAGTGGTgcttgctgctgcttgctggagCCTTTTAACCTGTTTGAACTGCACGAGGCACCCTCTAACTCGGAGCAAATAACCTTGCAGAGCTTATTTTGTCAGCGTACAGTAATCACCTTGTAGCTGTAAACCCCTTGATCTTTACCAGCTCCCGCTTTAATTCGGGCTGCGCTCGCAGCAGACGGGCTCACACAAAGTGCTGTGGGCAGTTCCAGGGCTTGGCAGCCTTGGGAGTGTTTGATCACAAGGCTGTGGTGTGGAAAAAACCCTTCTGGCGTGGTTCTGGGGGTGGAACCCAGCTGATGGCCCCATCCCATAACACCTCTGAGTACCCCTGAACCTCCTGCTTGGATAAATTGGTGTCTGCTTTCTCCTAGGAGTGCTTGGTCACCCCACAATGAGGGATCCTTTCTCTTTCAGCCATGCTTATTCTTCAAAACTTTCATAGCTTTAGTAAGAAAAGCtactttttccttaaaaaacatggaattaatttttctagGAATCAAGCTTAGCTTACGGGCTAACTTGTGTCTTTCTAGAGTTTGAGCAAACTTGGGTTTGTGACACTGATTTCTTCCTCTTAGGATTTCCTGTTAAAACATCTCCAGGCTttcaaaacccccaaaaacttCTTCTAAGCCCAGTTCCTCTGTGCCTGTACGTCATGGTGCATCCGTGGAGGGTTGTGTGCAATCACAAAGTGCTTTTAACAGAGCTAATTAATTCCTGGAAGGTTCTTGGGGTGCCTGTTAGTACAGGAAGGATGTGTCTCAAGCTCCTTCTGAAatctggctggggctgggtcaCGTAGTGAGCTCTGCTTGTGCCTGATGGTTTTTCTCCaagtggagctgctgagcctccCCCTTCCTGCCCGCCCTGGGaagggctcctggagctggggctgctgccctggagcccGAGGTTGTTtggcagctgcactgcaggtATTTAATTCCAGTAGGGACCGACCTTTGAACTGGCTGATTCCAGCACTGAACCCTCTGGCTGCAAGGGCAGAGGGAAAAACACCCAAattccagcctgcagctgctgcctgtgcctctgctgtgtTGGTTGCCAgttcagctctgcaggctggtcTTGCCCGAgatgaaaaatcagatttctctgTTCGTATGACAACAAATTTACACTTTTCCTCACCTGCCTCGTGACATCTTGCGGTCTGCGAGACTTTCTGCCTCTCCCAAAAAAGTTCTGGCCTCGGGGTTGTGCTCAGGGGTGCCTGCTGGGCACTTTGAGGGGCTGAGGGATGGAAGGAGGGTGTGGGCTGGTCGGTGTGGCTGTGGCTGGTACgtgtggctgtgccatggctcAGCAAGGGGGGGGCCTGGACCCCGGCCAGCTCCAAATTAGtcaggcagcccagggctgtgcagtgagGGGGAACAGACACGTTCCTCTTGAGGCCACAGGGGCTCACTGAAGCTCTTTTCCCACCGCAGTTGTCTTCATAAAACTGGCTCTGAGGGGGCTCAGggtcctgctgccttgctgtccccagcttTCCATGCTGAGGTGACCTgtgcagcaccaggctggggaaTGTGGGGGCTGCATAAGCCCCTGAAACACAAATTGAGTGGTTTTATTGTGCTTAGGGGCCTTGGGCTGTCCCTCACAGCAGGTGGGGCATCCAGTTTGGATAGTGGCACGAACTGAGTGCTGGTTTTGCAGTGGAAATGCAGAATGCAAGcgagccaggcagagctcagagtgcggaggggagggagggatgagcACACTGATGTGCACACAGCTTGCAGCCTCTGCTCAGCCGCCGAGGGTTGTTTTTGCTGGTGGAAGGTGAGTTCTTGCTTTGCACTAACACTTTGCACTAATACCTCTCCAACTCATAGCTGGTTTTATAAAGTCACCGCTGTCTCAAAAGAGACTGGCTCAGGACAGCGTGGAGCTGTACTGCGAGGCGATTGGCAATCCCATCCCCGAGATCCAGTGGTGGTTTGAGGGCAACGACCCCAATGAGACCcatgcccagctctgggatggcgCACGGCAGGACCGTGTCAAAATCAACGCCACCTACAACCTGCACTCCACCAGCACCATCTCCATCGCCAACCTCACGGCCGACGACTCGGGCATGTACGAGTGCAGGGCCAGCAACGACCCCGACCGCAACCACTTGTCGAAGAGCCCCAAAGTCAAGTGGATCCGTTCCCAGGCGAACGTTTTTGTCATCGAACGTGAGTGGCCGCACGCCGAGGCCTTGGCACTTTGCTCGGACACCGGTGTCTCGAGTCTCCCGCCGTGCTCACCCCCGCACCCGTGTCCTGAAagctctccccaccctcccaccCCAGCTGTAGAAGTCAGAGACTCCCACCCTGTGTTGATGTCCCCCCAAACCACCACCACTACCTGTGACTTGACCCGCTGCTCAAAAAGGGTTGTGGCTTCTCCCCGATCAAAAAATTCGCCCTCCGGCCATCCCGCGCCTTTTCCGGAGCCAAAGAACCTGGAAGTTGCTGCTTCCCTGAGCGCCTGGCTGCAGAATTAAACCTTCATTCTGTGGTCGACTCTTCCCCAACCACCACTGACCAGCAGCCCTTCCTTGCAGCTcatccagctccttctccttgcagcagccctgctttcAGCTCGCTTCCGTGCTGGTGAACCCAGACTCttggtgggggaaaaaaaaaaacaaatcttgCTTTGAGGTCTGAGATGCAACCGTTTTTGAAATGGCCGTGTCTGTGTGACACCTGAGTGTTGGTGGTGTTGCTTGTCCTGTGGATGTGGCTGGGTtcctgtgaccgtgttcacaggggtctgaggatgagggaagagacgaggcTGTGACTCCATGTTTgagaaggcttgatttattattttatgatatatattctattaaaactatactaaaagaatagaagaaaggatttcatcagaaggatagctaagaatagaaaaagaaggaatgataacaaaaactttctgtctgagccagctgactgtgattggccattaattagaaacaaccacatgagcccaatcccagatgcacctgttgcattccacagcagcagataatcaatgtttgcatttttttcctgaggtctctcagcttctcaggaggaaaaatcctaaggaaaagatttttccatAAAGGATGTCTGTGACAGGTTCCCACTCACAGTGTTGCAGCACCCAGGCTGCTTCCAGAGCTAGAAACTGGGAGGGGGATAAAATCCTGCTGAGGTCTCCCTGCGAGTGCTGGAGTTAGGAGAGCTGCCTTTCCAGCAGGAATGGagtgcagagctccagcaggacCCTTCTTCCAGTGGCATTTGGATCGGAGGAAATGCCAAGTGCCTGTCAGACCTGGCAGGAATGGGGTGGGAGGGTAGGGGCTGTAGTGGCACTGGGGCCGTGCAGTGGTGCTGCTGATGGCAGCTGCCTTCTCGGACAGCCTCTTACGAGTAGAAATGCCTGAGTCATCTTAGCTTGCATAATTTACTGCTGCCTGGCACATGGAGGAGGCCCAGGACCTCTCggagccagggctctgtgctctccctggagcctttctCCCCAAACCCTTTGGGGCTGTCACGCAATCCTGTCTCACTGCAGAGGGTCCTGGCtgccctctgtgctccctgcaggtgtctggagctgctcaggtgCTGGGAGGTGTTGGCACACGAGCTCTGtggtggctcccagcagcagcagagccgTGCTCTGCCCTTCAGAGTGACCTTTTCCATTGCTTATtgagcactggggctgcagccctggcagggacacggACATTCCAGTGGTGCAGGActcagcagccagcctgctcctgggggggagcagctgcagggccatcccagggctgctcagctgcccttggggacaccctgctgctggccaggtgTGGTAGGGAGCTGTGTGAAGGTAAGTGGGAGCTGGGAATAGAGACAAGGAGCTCTGTGGGGTTTGCGTTGCAGGTTCTTGGGCACCACGTCAGCTCTGTTGTACCCTGGGTTAACTTAAATCCAATTTTTTTATCAATGCAGGTCCAGAAATTGTTACTAATGTCACTGTGGGTCCTGACAAGGTGACCCTGAGCTGTAGCATATCTGCACCACAACTCCCCATCACTGGCCACAAGTGGATTCACAAGGAGAAGACCCTGCAGGAGGACAACAACTCGGGTGCTTCTACCAGCTACATGTGAGTGTCAGGGCAAGGTCAGAacctgggcacaggcagggttTTTACCCCAGAAAGCAGCTGGTGTTTGCTTCAGCTGGAACCAGGGCTGAGTTCTTGCAGCTCTGTTGATGGGGTGGGGTTAACAGAGTTTTGGTGAGGCCCAGCACTCTCCTTTATGGGCAGcgaaaaggaggagaaaggggcagTTTTGTGCCACAAATATCCTCTTAGAAAGAGATTTCCTGATTTTAAGCAGGTGTTCAGCTGGACTCTGGCTGTTCAGCGTTCCAGAGCTTTGAAGGaaccctgctctgggcaggccACCAGCAAGAGGCTCCAGtttgtcactataggacacagAACAACACACTGCTGTTTTCAaggtgaaaaaagggaagtttattttctgacatttatagatttctatAAGTaacagtggattggagggtgacagtgccacctctgcaatgacactggacaaactaacagtccatcaaatttctcttcctctataaataatgcaaaacaaTCAGTTATTTACAGCAAGTTTGTTACAAGAACGTAAACgtcagaaggcttagaaaaccctaaaaaataaaaataaaaaaaaattctacttgGAGCTTCCCTTCCCAGGGTCCCAGAAGGAGTTGGGTGCAGGAATAGCAGCCTTATTGTGGCAGTGCAGTGAGCTTTCCTTTCTGATTACACTCAGGCCTGGCTGGCAGTgacccagcagctgtggaggcaTCATGTCCCTTTGTGTGGCACTGCAGACGTGCCTGTCTCCCCATAGCAACAGGGAGCTGAACAAGGATTAAAGTATTTATAACCCAGCCTCCCTCGTGTGACCTCAATTCCTCAGCTGAGTGGTTTTTGGAAGTGGGAAGAGCCGTGCAGGGCAGAATCAACAAACAGCTCCTTGTCCCAGTGCAGCCATGGGACAAAGTGTGGGCCCCTTCCCTCGAGTGGGTATTACTGAGCAGCAGAATGGGATGTTTGTTGCTGGGCTGCATAATCCACTAAATCTCATTGCAGCAGCTTTACAGGAAGGAgaatgtgaggtttttttttcctctgtgaggGGATCAATCCAAAGCAGCACGGCCTGGGTGATCTTTGCCATGTGTTTCACTGAGCTGGAACAGTGATCAGAACTTGATAGACATGGTGAGCATCAAGCCCTGTTCTGCCACCCTCAGTGTGTGAGGAGGCTTGGCTTGCTGTAGGTACACGGTGCAACATAAATATTCTGCTGGAATGGGGGACATTggttgttctgattttttttttttttttaagatttttctaagccttctgatgttgacattcttgtagcaaactttctcacacactttctgtaaataactcattgttttgcattcttttatggaggagaagaaatttgatggactgtttgtccagtgtcattgcagaggtggcactgtcaccttccaatccactgtcacttttaaaaaacTACAAATGttaaagtcagaaaataaacttcccttttcttcttcacctcGAGAGCAGCGCTGTCTGCTCGTGTTCTTTCTACAGTGACAGAAATTTCCTATGGAGGAGGCTGCTGATGCTGTTGTGTGTGTGATTCCCCAAGTGTGGAGGGTCAGAATCTCTggataaattaaattttgctgtCAAGTTGTGCTTACCTGAGTCCTGTTTTTGGCAGAATTGAGGGGACGATGGAGGAGCACTCTGGCATCTACGAGTGCATCTTTGAAGCCAACCCACAGATCAGAGGACAAGTGAATATTTCTGGTAATTTCATCCCTTTGCTCCTGGGGTCTGAGGAGGGGATGTGGGGAAGCTGTGACCTCCTGAACACTTTGCTGGAGGTTGTTGACTAAATAAAAAAGCTTATATTTCAGAGCTAATCACTGTACAAGTTATTTGCAACCAGGCCTCCACAAAACACCaattaaaaagtgttttaaacgacactttaaaaagcaatagcttgttgcatattcatatatttcATACATGATGCAAACAATCAAACAAATTCCCACAAGTGGGACTCCCATTATGTATGCTGACAGGTGCATTGCTTTTATACTGAAATTCCCATTTCTAACAGACCCAAAAACTCCCTGGGAAGATTTTGCATCATGCTGCTCCATAATGGTCCAGACCCCCTGTCCTGGTAGAGTTTTCTATCTTTACCATTAAAATATATCTGACTGACAGCACCATCCATTCACATGCCTTTGAAAGGTCAACAAGATGCATTTGGAACACATATTTACAACTGAATTTCTGCTTGAAAGGtgattttaaagcagaaagtgtcttttcagctggaaaaagctgctcccagccctgagatCTGGCATCAAACCACCCTTCTGTGGGCATGTTCCCACAGGAATAATGCACAGAGGGACAAAACCTGCTGCACAAATCTCTCTGAGCCTTTCCTGAAGCAGCTTGATGCtctttaaaaaatgccaaagtAGTGAGAGGAGCAACCTGACTGAGATTTTGGGGTGGCTGATTTTGTTGAGGTGAGCTGCAAGAAGCACAAATCTCTGTGATTTCTATAATGAGATGTCcgaatttaattttttttttcccccttttgccTAGTTCCCCCCCAGGTGATGGCGTACAAGAAGTCAGAGCATGGCAAtgagggggacacaggggtgcTGACCTGCAAGaatccctccttccctgctgtcaCCACCTGGTCCTGGCACAAAAGTGGGCATGGGGTAAGTGCTGgtgttttctccttctcccctcctgccctgtccttgtGGCGCCAGAGTTATTCCAAAGCTCAGTGCTCCCCAGAAAAAAGGATTTCTCAGCACTGCCCCGATGTTCTCCCTGTTGATGGAGTGactaaattattattttaatgcttgaaaagacaaaaagccCAGAAATTTCTCTCCCAATTTGGTACAAAGACGCCTCAGACCTGGGGCTGTCCAATTGGTCAGAGGCCAAGAGGTCCCACCTGGGTAATTcactggaaaaggaagagaaggaaagaaataatccCTTTTATGGGATGTTCTAGCTCAGTTTTCCTCTGTAAGAGCTTcgttattttgccttttattaaactttttttctgtttccaacactacctCAAAAGCCATCCTGCTAATTTTAAGCCATTTGgggtagctgagctatctcaGGTGTGATAAGTTCTCTAAAAGTTCATAAAACCTAGCTCTAAGAGAAACCCATCACCCTCTCCTtccttgtgaaaaatgccaatcagctgtttttaaaattttataggtttaatagtaataaaatcattataaaaatagtaatataattagagtaacAAAAATTTGAccaatttggattaggacaatatgagacaataaaaacaaagagttaggaacagtctgggtacctctctctgggcaaaataagcctgaaaaaggacacacagtacttaagaaaattaatacaggctaactttctaacataacacatagagtattcattttaatatttgccaaaagcaaatcataaaatacgcatttttcttaatacagcataactttctaatAAAACACTtgtaatattcattttaatatttgtgaagagCCAATCCTATAATACCCATTTTTCCACACAGCAAAACTTTATAACATAACAcgtataatattcatttgaatgtTTGCAAAGAGCCAatcataaaacacatttttttacaTTGAGCTAGTTACAAcaagtatcttacatagcatagtttctattttaatattatgctaCAACCTAAAGTGGTGGTATAATTACCACACTACCTAAAAGTTGTGgtatatttaccacactacttaaaagaGATTAATGCAGCATAACTTTCCAATATAACACATGGAGTATTCATTTGAATTTTTGCAAAgagccaatcataaaatacgcatttttcacaatagAGCACGATTTCTAGCATAACACATagagtattttaatatttgtgaagagCCAATCATTTTTCAcaatacagcataactttctaacacaacacatggagtattcatttgaatatttgcaaagagCCAATCgtaaaatacgcatttttcacgATAGAGCATAATTTCTAGCGTAACACATAgagtattcattttaatttttgtggaGAGCCAATAATTTTTCAcaatacagcataactttctaacacaacacacagagtattcattttaatatttgtgaggAGCCGATCAAATTTCTAACATAGCACATAGAATATTAATTCTAATATTTGTGAAGAGCCAATCATTTTTCAcaatacagcataactttctaatATAACACATGGAGTATTCATTTGAATGTTTGCAAAgagccaatcataaaataagcatttttcaCAATACAGCACAATTTTTAGCATAACAGAGAGTACTTATTTTAATGTTTGTGAAGAGCCAATCAAATTTCTAACATAGCACatacaatattaattttaatatttgtgaagagCCAATCATTTTCCACAATACAGCACaatttctaacataacacaCAGAGtactcattttaatatttgtgaggAGCCGATCAAATTTCTAACATAGCACatacaatattaattttaatatttgtggaGAGCCAATAATTTTTCAcaatacagcataactttctaacacaacacacagagtactcattttaatttttgcgAACACCCGACCCTAtaaatccccattttcccccatccctcctgcccGCAGCGCCTGGAGAACGCCTCTGGCAGGTACATCATCAAATCCAGCGGCAACAAGACCGAGCTGCGGATCCTGAAGCTGGACATCGAGCAGGACACGGGGGATTATTTCTGCAACGCCACCAACTCGCTGGGCACGGGCGATGCCACCGTGAACCTGCGCGTGCGCAGCCGCCTGGCAGCGCTCTGGCCCTTCCTGGGCATCGTGGCAGAGGTGCTGGTCCTGGTCACCATCATCTTCATCTACgagaagaggaggaagccaGATGAGGTTCCTGACGGTAAGAGGCAGATGGGGTTTTTGGTGAAAAAATGCCTGATCTCGcttgtttttaacattttaaagatttttatatgtctataaaaatatatatatatgaattttatatatatatatatgaattttcataatttttatatttttatatatattaattttccatatttttataattttatatgtggagtttcatatttttatatttatatataaattttcatattttatatttatatgaattttaatattatatatatttatattttatctatttattttatatacatctatatatatttttatatatatgaattttatatatataatttatatatataaaattcatatatatatgaaatcatatatatatgaaattCATATATATATGAAGATCtaaaatttacatatttatatatctatacacatatttatacataaaaatatagaaattttatatataaatgtatata includes these proteins:
- the BSG gene encoding basigin isoform X2 is translated as MAAGAAGTRAVLALLVLCSMAAGAAGTTGFIKSPLSQKRLAQDSVELYCEAIGNPIPEIQWWFEGNDPNETHAQLWDGARQDRVKINATYNLHSTSTISIANLTADDSGMYECRASNDPDRNHLSKSPKVKWIRSQANVFVIERPEIVTNVTVGPDKVTLSCSISAPQLPITGHKWIHKEKTLQEDNNSGASTSYIIEGTMEEHSGIYECIFEANPQIRGQVNISVPPQVMAYKKSEHGNEGDTGVLTCKNPSFPAVTTWSWHKSGHGRLENASGRYIIKSSGNKTELRILKLDIEQDTGDYFCNATNSLGTGDATVNLRVRSRLAALWPFLGIVAEVLVLVTIIFIYEKRRKPDEVPDDDDGGSAPLKSNATNHKDKNVRQRNAN
- the BSG gene encoding basigin isoform X1 — translated: MAAGAAGTRAVLALLVLCSMAAGAAGTSPEIVTNVTVGPDKVTLSCSISAPQLPITGHKWIHKEKTLQEDNNSGASTSYIIEGTMEEHSGIYECIFEANPQIRGQVNISVPPQVMAYKKSEHGNEGDTGVLTCKNPSFPAVTTWSWHKSGHGRLENASGRYIIKSSGNKTELRILKLDIEQDTGDYFCNATNSLGTGDATVNLRVRSRLAALWPFLGIVAEVLVLVTIIFIYEKRRKPDEVPDDDDGGSAPLKSNATNHKDKNVRQRNAN